CCTCCACCTCCATGACCCCGGGCATATCACGCAGGGCCTCAACTACCTCCTCCGCGTTTCCCGCAGGCGTCATCCCCTCAACGCGGGCGGACAGTTTCTCGAGAGGTACGTCGTAGCCCGCTTCGCGCACGGCTTGTATCAGGTCCGGGATCCCCGTCTGATCTCGGGCGAGGAGCACCGAGGCCTGCTCGGTTGCCAGGTTCACCCGCACCTCCCGAACGCCAGGCACCTTGCGGAGGGCGCTCGTGACCTGGTGCACACACGAAGCGCAGTGCATCCCCGCCACAGGAAGCACAATGCGCTGAGCCTCGCCTTCTTTCACTTCGTTGCGCTCCGGTTCCTTCGTCACGCAGCCTAACGTGTTTGTTCGCCGCACTGGATAACCGTCGCTAGAGCCGGGCTATTCCCGCGCCTATCGACGCTAACACCTCGCCGGTCTCGGCTCGCTTGTCCTTACAGCCATAAGAAACGAAGGCCCGCCGTTCGCACGGCGGGCCTTATATGGGGCCGCGTCCCATGGAGGGAGGAGGTTTCCTCAGCTAAGATGCTTCCGGACGGTCTCCACCAGCTGATCCACGCTGAGCCCGTACAGCTTGAACAGGTCGTCTGGCTTACCCGAGGCGCCGTAGCCCGGAATTCCGAGTTTGACCAGCCGGCACCTCAGCCCTTTCTCGACAAGAGCATTGGCCACAGAGCAGCCCAGTCCCGTCCGCACGTTGTGATCTTCATAGGTGACAAGCAAGCCTGTGCGGGCCGCTTGTTCCAGCGCTTCGGAGTCCAGGTCGATGGGGCAGGAGAAATTCCACACCGCCACATCGATGCCCATGGCTTTAAGCTTCTCCCAGGCGGCCACTGCTCGGTAGACCATTGACCCCATGGTCACGATGGCGGCCTGGTTTCCGGGCCGTACCAGGTCGGCCTTGCCGTATTCGAAGCGGTAATCCCCGCCGTAGAAAGGCTGCCCTTCCAGGTCCAGGATCACAGGCAGCCGAGAACGCCCCATAGCCAGGGCGAAATTGCCAGCCTGCGTTGCCACGTACCGGACCGCCCGGTCGGTTTGATTGGGATCCGCCGGGACGATCACACGGAAGCCATACAGGTTGCGCAACACGCCGACGTAGTCGATACACTGGTGCGTCTTGCCGTCTTCACCCACGTCCAGGCCGTCGTGCGTGGTGACCAGCTTGAGGTGCGTCTGATTGATGTCGTTGAGCCGGTGCTGGTTGTACGTTTCGTCGATGCCGAAAACCCCGAAGTCAGCCCAGAAGGTAACCACCCCCTGGGTGGAGAGGGCGCCGGCGATGACGGCTGTGTTGTGCTCCTGGATCCCTCCCTGGAAGAAGGCGTCCGGGCACACGGAGGCGAAGCCGTCGGTCTTCACGGAAGAGGCCAGGTCGCAGTCAAATACAGCGATGGGGCTCCGTTCGTTGTGCCCACAGTTGCGCAGGGCAAGGTCCTTGAGGGCGTTGCCCCAGGCGCTCCGGTTGTCGGTCTTCTCTTCGGGTCCGTAGGTGCGGGGGGTCCCTGTGTCCAGACGGAAGATGGGGGAAGCAAGCTGGGGTTCCTGGGCAGGTCGCGAAGCGAGCTCCTTACGCAGGGCCTCGTAACGCTCCAGGTCGTTTTCCAGGCCGAGTTCCTGGAGGGCCTGGGCAAGCTGGTCCCGTGACACAGGCTTCCCGTGGTAGTCTGGTTTGTCTTCCATGAAGGACACACCCTTGCCGATCACGGTGCGGGCGAGGATCACAACCAGATGGTCTTCATCGCGTACGGCCTCGCGTAACGCCTGGTAGAGGGCCTGGGGGTCGTGCCCGTCCACTTCGAGCACCCGCCAGCCATCGCTTTCCCAGTTGGCGCGGATATCTTGAGGCATGACCTCATAGGTGTGGCCGCTGATCTGGATTTGGTTGAAGTCGATCACTCCGATGAGGTTCGTTAAGCCGTACTTGCGGGCGAAGCGGCGCGCTTCGGACACTTGTCCTTTTTGCTGCTCGCCGTCGCTCATCAGAGCGAACACGCGGAAGGGGCGCTTCCAGAGGCGACTGGCCAGGGCAAAACCACAGGCAGCCGAAAGCCCCTGGCCGAGGTTCCCGGTGCTCCACTCCACACCCGGTACGTGGCGCTCCACGTGTCCCTCGAAGATCGTCCCGGCCAAGCGGAAGCCGGCGATGGCCTCGTCCAGATTCACGAAGCCCAGCCTTCCGAGGGCGCTGTAAACCCCGGGCGAAGTATGGCCATGGCTCACGACAATCCGATCTCGATCGGGATGGTGGGGATCTGCCGGATCAACGTTGGCGCAGGACCATACGGTCAGATAAATCTCGATCGAGGACATCGATCCGCCCGGGTGGCCGGAATTGGCCAGGGTGGTCATCTTCAGAATGTCGCCGCGGGCCAAACGGGCCGTCTCCCGCAGCCAGGCCACTTGCTCCTCAGTCAGGCGTTCCTGGTCAAACCCGATGGGCGTCGCGATCCCCATTGCCGCTCCCTCTTGTTCTCGCCTTGCAAGCCGCGTGCGAAGCTCCGCGTCTGGATACAAAGCGGGGCAAACCTCTTTGCCCGAGGCTTGCCCCAGCCGGTGGAGACGGTGGGAGTCGAACCCACGTCCGAGGGCGTTCGGTGAGGAACGTCTACACGCTTAGACTGCTGCTCTCTCTCGCCCCTGGTAGCGCAGCAGACCAAGCTGCCGAAGGGCCAGCTCCGTCCTTTCTCGTGCCGCTTCCCGGAGCCGGAAGCTGCACCAGCCCGCCTCGCCGACGCTCGTTCTCAGGCCGACGGGCGAAGCCCGAGAAGAGCGTGACCGCCTTCAATTAGGCGGCCAGAGGATACGCATAGTCTGCGTTTATCTTTTCCCTCGGTTTGTTCACGGGGACCCGAGGAACCCCGGCGTGCAGCTCCTGACCTCTTCGCCCCCGTCGAAACCGTGTCGTCCCCGACGATCCGCTCGGTCTAACGTCAAAGGCCTTGCCCGGTTCCCCACCGGGCCTCGCGTGCGTCCACCAGGACTCGAACCTGGAACCCACTGATTAAGAGTCAGTTGCTCTACCAGTTGAGCTATGGACGCATCCTCTGCCTTTCTCGTGAGGGCGGCGGGACTCGAACCCACGACCAACGGCTTAAAAGGCCGCTGCTCTGCCTCCTGAGCTACGCCCTCACAGCGACCGCAAATATAAGAAAACCACCGCGGCGAATCAATCAGTTTTTGCCTCCCCCGCAGCCAAGACGGGGCCCGGTCCGTAGCCACCGCCTTTCCGGCCGGGACATCGTCCACAATTCGCTTGTCTTCCACCTCGGGTTAGCCTAACTTTCGCTTCGCGTGATCCGGAGGAAAGGGTGACGGCTGTTCCGTTCAACCGCCGAGTGAGGGAGGTCTGCAGCGCTCGGGATTCGCTCCTCTGCGTGGGCCTTGATCCCGATCCCGAGCGTCTGCCGTCCGTCGTGCGGGGTGACGTTCGGGCGTTTCTTCGCGCTATTGTCTCGGCAACCGCACCCTACGCAGCCGCCTTCAAGCTCAACGCCGCCTTCTACGAGGCCTTGGGCCCCCAGGGCTGGTCCGTGCTGCAAGAGACGATGACGGCCATCCCCGAGGGGGTGCTCAAGATCTACGACGCGAAACGGGGAGATATCGGCAATTCCTCGCGCTTCTACGCCCGTAGCTCCTTCGCCCTTCTTGGCGCTGACGCCGTAACGGTTAACCCCTACATGGGATACGATGCGGTTGCCCCGTTTCTGGAATACCCAGGGAAGGGTGTTTTCGTGCTGTGTCTAACCAGCAATCCGGGGGCGGAGGACTTGCAGTACCTGGCGTCGGAGCAGGGCCCTCTCTACGAGCGGGTAGCTCAGTTGGCGCGGGCATGGAATCGCCAGGACAATGTGGGGTTGGTGGTAGGGGCCACGCGCCCCGAGCCCCTGCGCCGCCTGCGGGCTCTGGTCCCTGAGTTGCCCTTTCTGGTGCCGGGAATCGGGGCTCAGGGAGGGGAGGTCGCCCAGGTCGTGCCCGCAGCCTTAGACGCTGACGGACTCGGCGCCCTTTTCAACGCCAGTCGCTCGATCCTCTACGCTTCGTCGGGGCCAGACTTTGCGGAGGCCGCCGCCCGAGCGGCGGAATCGCTCCGCAGCCAAATCAATCTGCACCGCAGGAGGTAAAGCTTGGACCGCGAAGAGGCACTCGATATCTTTCGTAAGACCGGAGCCCTCTTGGAGGGCCATTTTCTGCTGACCTCAGGGCTGCACAGCCCCCAGTACTTCCAGTGCGCCCTCGTGCTGCAGTACCCCTGGTACGCCGAGCTCTTCTGCCGGGAAATCGCGAACCGTTTCGCTGCCGCAAAGGTGGAAGCCGTCATCGCTCCCGCCATGGGCGGCATTGTTGTGTCCCAGGAGGTCGGCCGCCTCCTCGGCGTGCGAGCGATGTGGGCGGAGAGAGAAACGGATCGGATGGCTCTGCGGCGAGGTTTCTCAATCCG
The sequence above is drawn from the candidate division KSB1 bacterium genome and encodes:
- a CDS encoding transketolase, which produces MGIATPIGFDQERLTEEQVAWLRETARLARGDILKMTTLANSGHPGGSMSSIEIYLTVWSCANVDPADPHHPDRDRIVVSHGHTSPGVYSALGRLGFVNLDEAIAGFRLAGTIFEGHVERHVPGVEWSTGNLGQGLSAACGFALASRLWKRPFRVFALMSDGEQQKGQVSEARRFARKYGLTNLIGVIDFNQIQISGHTYEVMPQDIRANWESDGWRVLEVDGHDPQALYQALREAVRDEDHLVVILARTVIGKGVSFMEDKPDYHGKPVSRDQLAQALQELGLENDLERYEALRKELASRPAQEPQLASPIFRLDTGTPRTYGPEEKTDNRSAWGNALKDLALRNCGHNERSPIAVFDCDLASSVKTDGFASVCPDAFFQGGIQEHNTAVIAGALSTQGVVTFWADFGVFGIDETYNQHRLNDINQTHLKLVTTHDGLDVGEDGKTHQCIDYVGVLRNLYGFRVIVPADPNQTDRAVRYVATQAGNFALAMGRSRLPVILDLEGQPFYGGDYRFEYGKADLVRPGNQAAIVTMGSMVYRAVAAWEKLKAMGIDVAVWNFSCPIDLDSEALEQAARTGLLVTYEDHNVRTGLGCSVANALVEKGLRCRLVKLGIPGYGASGKPDDLFKLYGLSVDQLVETVRKHLS
- the pyrF gene encoding orotidine-5'-phosphate decarboxylase, whose amino-acid sequence is MTAVPFNRRVREVCSARDSLLCVGLDPDPERLPSVVRGDVRAFLRAIVSATAPYAAAFKLNAAFYEALGPQGWSVLQETMTAIPEGVLKIYDAKRGDIGNSSRFYARSSFALLGADAVTVNPYMGYDAVAPFLEYPGKGVFVLCLTSNPGAEDLQYLASEQGPLYERVAQLARAWNRQDNVGLVVGATRPEPLRRLRALVPELPFLVPGIGAQGGEVAQVVPAALDADGLGALFNASRSILYASSGPDFAEAAARAAESLRSQINLHRRR
- the pyrE gene encoding orotate phosphoribosyltransferase, with protein sequence MDREEALDIFRKTGALLEGHFLLTSGLHSPQYFQCALVLQYPWYAELFCREIANRFAAAKVEAVIAPAMGGIVVSQEVGRLLGVRAMWAERETDRMALRRGFSIRPGERVLVVEDVVTTGGSVHEVIEVVRGSGGEVVGVGAIVDRSSGRASFGVPFAAAFAMDVVTYNPADCPLCRQGIPLVKPGSRKSLQVP